One region of Acanthopagrus latus isolate v.2019 chromosome 24, fAcaLat1.1, whole genome shotgun sequence genomic DNA includes:
- the LOC119015024 gene encoding potassium voltage-gated channel subfamily H member 3-like isoform X1 translates to MPVMRGLMAPQNTFLDTIATRFDGTHSNFVLGNAQVQCLYPIVYCSDGFCELTGFARGELMQKSCMCHFLYGTETSDSLTSKMQIALDERREFKTEIILYKKSGSKFWCLLDIVPIKNEKSEVVLFLVSHKDITENKDLDHGNESDTDAETGLEIHQVNRPPGVNMERRRSRAVLYQLSGHLQKQDKTKSKLKINNSVLGANANPVPEYKVADVQKSRFILLHYGAFKAGWDWLILLATFYVAVTVPYNVCFTAVEMREDGGSAARNPPSVSDILVEILFIIDIVLNFRTTYVSTSGQVVYDPGSICIHYVTSWLFVDLIAALPFDLLYAFNISVNFGVHLLKTVRLLRLLRLLQKLDRYSQYSAVVLTLLMSTFALLAHWMACVWYFIGRSEIESNSPTSWDIGWLHELAKRLGTPYFLAPLTSLLGVSDSPQGATTAGLANYSQWNVSGLEPLSSGAALLGSGQWNGSRTRAKTPNGSGTTLSGGPSVRSSYVTSLYFALSSLTSVGFGNVSANTDSEKIFSICTMLIGALMHAVVFGNVTAIIQRMYSRRSLYHTRTKDLKDFIRVHRLPKALEQRMMECFQTTWSVNNGIDVSELLKDFPDELRADIAMHLNKELLELPLFESASRGCLRSLSLIIKTCFSAPGEFLIRQGDALQAIYFVCSGSMEVLKDNTVLAILGRGDLIGSDCLTKEEVIKTNACVKALTYCDLQYISLKGLREVLCLYPDYAQKFITEIQHDLTYNLREGHNTEADCESNGGILKKLPSIKEDEEGSGSEGEHSPHPQMPPLGRLGRGLRSPLRSPLRSPLLPARTFRPPSDHGQPASLQIPVVSFSCVQPDLSPRFVDGIEAENQSGSGHKFDFSPSATQSFLPSPDSATSRTRDEADTMQTIAKLKHEMSVLSRQVTSVSQELQEVTRLLKPLFHNTSTLLMPSAVTPPPSVSSHGCSPAPALLTQHAPAHYPDCQNPPPILVPEPSSPPPSMTKVLLEKFDPLQCPPFQTISPENPYQTRTAPLASHCSAPPSLNSSPHEHAVAQHPYPCGSIPSLSSSSHLSSITPLLVDLSGPGSEPQTQPRYHLPPLSQSESHLQLQPESQSISWSYPHSLSQPQLQTPLQPSGMASHPENP, encoded by the exons ATGCCGGTGATGCGGGGTCTGATGGCGCCACAGAACACCTTCTTGGACACCATCGCCACTCGTTTCGACGGGACCC aCAGTAACTTCGTCCTCGGGAACGCTCAGGTCCAGTGCCTCTATCCCATAGTCTACTGCTCCGATGGCTTCTGCGAGCTGACCGGCTTTGCCCGTGGCGAGCTGATGCAGAAGAGCTGCATGTGTCACTTCCTGTACGGTACGGAGACCAGCGACAGCCTCACCTCCAAGATGCAGATAGCCCTCGATGAGCGTCGAGAGTTCAAGACTGAGATCATCCTGTACAAGAAGAGCG GCTCTAAGTTCTGGTGTCTGCTCGACATTGTGCCCATAAAGAACGAGAAGAGCGAGGTGGTTCTGTTCCTGGTCTCGCACAAGGACATCACCGAAAACAAGGACCTGGACCATGGCAACGAATCTGACACTG ATGCAGAGACCGGGCTGGAGATCCACCAGGTCAACCGACCTCCGGGCGTCAACATGGAGCGCCGCCGCAGCCGGGCTGTCCTCTACCAGCTGTCTGGACACCTacagaaacaggacaaaacCAAGAGCAAGCTGAAGATCAACAAC AGCGTCCTTGGAGCCAACGCCAACCCGGTGCCGGAGTACAAGGTGGCCGACGTCCAGAAGTCCCGCTTCATCCTCCTTCACTACGGCGCGTTCAAGGCCGGCTGGGATTGGCTGATCCTGCTGGCCACCTTCTACGTGGCCGTCACCGTGCCCTACAACGTCTGCTTCACCGCCGTGGAGATGCGAGAGGATGGCGGCTCGGCGGCGCGTAACCCCCCGAGTGTCAGCGACATCTTGGTGGAGATACTTTTCATCATTG ATATCGTGCTGAACTTCAGAACCACCTACGTGAGCACGTCCGGGCAGGTGGTGTACGACCCCGGCTCCATCTGCATCCACTACGTCACATCCTGGCTGTTCGTGGATCTGATCGCTGCCCTGCCCTTTGACCTGCTCTATGCCTTCAATATCAGTGTG AACTTCGGGGTCCACCTGCTGAAGACGGTgcgcctcctccgcctcctgcGCCTCCTGCAGAAGCTGGATCGCTACTCCCAGTACAGCGCCGTGGTCCTCACCCTGCTCATGTCCACGTTCGCCCTGCTGGCCCACTGGATGGCCTGCGTGTGGTACTTCATCGGACGCAGCGAGATCGAGAGCAACAGCCCCACCTCCTGGgatatag GCTGGCTCCACGAGCTGGCCAAACGCTTGGGAACACCATACTTCCTGGCACCGCTGACATCTCTGTTGGGAGTCTCGGATTCCCCTCAAGGCGCCACGACAGCCGGACTGGCCAACTACAGCCAGTGGAACGTGTCGGGTTTGGAGCCGCTGAGCAGCGGGGCCGCTTTGCTGGGTTCGGGCCAATGGAACGGCAGCCGGACCAGAGCGAAGACGCCAAACGGCTCGGGGACGACGCTGAGCGGCGGGCCGTCCGTCAGGAGCTCCTACGTGACGTCGCTGTACTTCGCTCTGAGCAGCCTGACCAGCGTGGGCTTCGGCAACGTGTCGGCCAACACGGACTCCGAGAAGATCTTCTCCATATGCACCATGCTGATTGGAG catTAATGCACGCTGTGGTCTTCGGTAACGTGACCGCCATCATCCAGAGGATGTACTCGCGCCGCTCCCTCTACCACACCCGCACCAAGGATCTGAAGGACTTTATCCGGGTGCACCGGCTGCCCAAAGCTCTTGAGCAACGCATGATGGAGTGCTTCCAGACAACGTGGTCTGTAAACAACGGTATCGACGTCAGCGAG CTGCTGAAGGACTTCCCAGATGAGCTGAGGGCGGACATCGCCATGCACCTGaacaaagagctgctggagctgccgCTCTTCGAGTCGGCCAGCAGGGGCTGCCtgcgctccctctccctcatcatcAAGACCTGCTTCTCGGCTCCTGGGGAGTTCCTCATCCGCCAAGGAGACGCCCTCCAGGCCATCTACTTTGTTTGCTCAGGCTCCATGGAAGTGCTGAAGGACAACACCGTGCTGGCCATTCTGG GTCGGGGTGACCTGATTGGCTCTGATTGTCtgacaaaggaggaagtgattAAGACCAATGCCTGTGTGAAGGCCCTGACCTACTGCGACCTGCAGTACATCAGCCTCAAAGGCCTCCGCGAGGTGCTCTGTCTCTACCCTGACTACGCCCAGAAGTTCATCACCGAGATCCAGCACGATCTGACCTACAACCTGCGGGAGGGACACAACACTGAG GCAGACTGCGAGAGCAACGGGGGGATCCTGAAGAAGCTCCCGTCCATcaaggaggacgaggagggatCAGGATCCGAGGGCGAGCACTCCCCTCACCCGCAGATGCCCCCCCTCGGCAGGCTGGGCCGAGGCCTGCGCTCCCCCCTGCGCTCCCCCCTGCGCTCGCCACTGCTGCCGGCCAGAACCTTCAGGCCGCCGAGCGACCACGGCCAGCCCGCCAGCCTGCAGATCCCTGTGGTGAGCTTCAGCTGCGTGCAGCCGGACCTCAGCCCAAG GTTTGTGGATGGGATTGAGGCGGAAAACCAAAGCGGCTCGGGTCACAAGTTTGACTTTTCTCCCAGTGCGACTCAGAGTTTCCTGCCCAGCCCGGACTCAGCTACCTCAa GGACCCGTGACGAGGCTGACACCATGCAGACTATCGCTAAGCTGAAACACGAG ATGAGCGTCCTCTCCCGCCAGGTGACCTCCGTCAGTCAGGAGCTGCAGGAAGTGACGCGCCTCCTCAAACCCCTCTTCCACAACACCTCCACGCTGCTGATGCCCAGTGCCGTGACTCCGCCCCCCAGCGTGTCCTCGCACGGTTGCTCCCCCGCCCCTGCCCTTCTCACCCAACATGCACCTGCGCACTACCCGGACTGTCAAAATCCCCCACCTATCTTGGTACCTGAACCGTCCTCTCCTCCGCCGAGCATGACGAAGGTGCTGCTGGAAAAGTTTGACCCGCTTCAGTGTCCGCCCTTCCAAACCATCTCCCCCGAGAACCCTTATCAGACCAGAACCGCCCCCCTCGCCTCTCATTGTTCAGCTCCCCCGTCACTCAACAGCTCCCCCCATGAGCACGCAGTTGCGCAGCATCCCTACCCCTGCGGCTCCATCCCCTCCCTGTCCTCATCGAGccacctgtcctccatcacCCCCCTTTTGGTGGATCTATCGGGACCTGGTAGCGagccacaaacacagcctcgGTACCATCTCCCGCCCCTGTCCCAGTCTGAGTcccacctccagctccagcccGAGTCCCAGTCCATATCCTGGTCGTATCCACATTCCCTCTCCCAGCCTCAGCTCCAGACCCCTCTCCAGCCCTCGGGCATGGCCTCGCACCCCGAGAACCCCTGA
- the LOC119015024 gene encoding potassium voltage-gated channel subfamily H member 8-like isoform X2: protein MQKSCMCHFLYGTETSDSLTSKMQIALDERREFKTEIILYKKSGSKFWCLLDIVPIKNEKSEVVLFLVSHKDITENKDLDHGNESDTDAETGLEIHQVNRPPGVNMERRRSRAVLYQLSGHLQKQDKTKSKLKINNSVLGANANPVPEYKVADVQKSRFILLHYGAFKAGWDWLILLATFYVAVTVPYNVCFTAVEMREDGGSAARNPPSVSDILVEILFIIDIVLNFRTTYVSTSGQVVYDPGSICIHYVTSWLFVDLIAALPFDLLYAFNISVNFGVHLLKTVRLLRLLRLLQKLDRYSQYSAVVLTLLMSTFALLAHWMACVWYFIGRSEIESNSPTSWDIGWLHELAKRLGTPYFLAPLTSLLGVSDSPQGATTAGLANYSQWNVSGLEPLSSGAALLGSGQWNGSRTRAKTPNGSGTTLSGGPSVRSSYVTSLYFALSSLTSVGFGNVSANTDSEKIFSICTMLIGALMHAVVFGNVTAIIQRMYSRRSLYHTRTKDLKDFIRVHRLPKALEQRMMECFQTTWSVNNGIDVSELLKDFPDELRADIAMHLNKELLELPLFESASRGCLRSLSLIIKTCFSAPGEFLIRQGDALQAIYFVCSGSMEVLKDNTVLAILGRGDLIGSDCLTKEEVIKTNACVKALTYCDLQYISLKGLREVLCLYPDYAQKFITEIQHDLTYNLREGHNTEADCESNGGILKKLPSIKEDEEGSGSEGEHSPHPQMPPLGRLGRGLRSPLRSPLRSPLLPARTFRPPSDHGQPASLQIPVVSFSCVQPDLSPRFVDGIEAENQSGSGHKFDFSPSATQSFLPSPDSATSRTRDEADTMQTIAKLKHEMSVLSRQVTSVSQELQEVTRLLKPLFHNTSTLLMPSAVTPPPSVSSHGCSPAPALLTQHAPAHYPDCQNPPPILVPEPSSPPPSMTKVLLEKFDPLQCPPFQTISPENPYQTRTAPLASHCSAPPSLNSSPHEHAVAQHPYPCGSIPSLSSSSHLSSITPLLVDLSGPGSEPQTQPRYHLPPLSQSESHLQLQPESQSISWSYPHSLSQPQLQTPLQPSGMASHPENP from the exons ATGCAGAAGAGCTGCATGTGTCACTTCCTGTACGGTACGGAGACCAGCGACAGCCTCACCTCCAAGATGCAGATAGCCCTCGATGAGCGTCGAGAGTTCAAGACTGAGATCATCCTGTACAAGAAGAGCG GCTCTAAGTTCTGGTGTCTGCTCGACATTGTGCCCATAAAGAACGAGAAGAGCGAGGTGGTTCTGTTCCTGGTCTCGCACAAGGACATCACCGAAAACAAGGACCTGGACCATGGCAACGAATCTGACACTG ATGCAGAGACCGGGCTGGAGATCCACCAGGTCAACCGACCTCCGGGCGTCAACATGGAGCGCCGCCGCAGCCGGGCTGTCCTCTACCAGCTGTCTGGACACCTacagaaacaggacaaaacCAAGAGCAAGCTGAAGATCAACAAC AGCGTCCTTGGAGCCAACGCCAACCCGGTGCCGGAGTACAAGGTGGCCGACGTCCAGAAGTCCCGCTTCATCCTCCTTCACTACGGCGCGTTCAAGGCCGGCTGGGATTGGCTGATCCTGCTGGCCACCTTCTACGTGGCCGTCACCGTGCCCTACAACGTCTGCTTCACCGCCGTGGAGATGCGAGAGGATGGCGGCTCGGCGGCGCGTAACCCCCCGAGTGTCAGCGACATCTTGGTGGAGATACTTTTCATCATTG ATATCGTGCTGAACTTCAGAACCACCTACGTGAGCACGTCCGGGCAGGTGGTGTACGACCCCGGCTCCATCTGCATCCACTACGTCACATCCTGGCTGTTCGTGGATCTGATCGCTGCCCTGCCCTTTGACCTGCTCTATGCCTTCAATATCAGTGTG AACTTCGGGGTCCACCTGCTGAAGACGGTgcgcctcctccgcctcctgcGCCTCCTGCAGAAGCTGGATCGCTACTCCCAGTACAGCGCCGTGGTCCTCACCCTGCTCATGTCCACGTTCGCCCTGCTGGCCCACTGGATGGCCTGCGTGTGGTACTTCATCGGACGCAGCGAGATCGAGAGCAACAGCCCCACCTCCTGGgatatag GCTGGCTCCACGAGCTGGCCAAACGCTTGGGAACACCATACTTCCTGGCACCGCTGACATCTCTGTTGGGAGTCTCGGATTCCCCTCAAGGCGCCACGACAGCCGGACTGGCCAACTACAGCCAGTGGAACGTGTCGGGTTTGGAGCCGCTGAGCAGCGGGGCCGCTTTGCTGGGTTCGGGCCAATGGAACGGCAGCCGGACCAGAGCGAAGACGCCAAACGGCTCGGGGACGACGCTGAGCGGCGGGCCGTCCGTCAGGAGCTCCTACGTGACGTCGCTGTACTTCGCTCTGAGCAGCCTGACCAGCGTGGGCTTCGGCAACGTGTCGGCCAACACGGACTCCGAGAAGATCTTCTCCATATGCACCATGCTGATTGGAG catTAATGCACGCTGTGGTCTTCGGTAACGTGACCGCCATCATCCAGAGGATGTACTCGCGCCGCTCCCTCTACCACACCCGCACCAAGGATCTGAAGGACTTTATCCGGGTGCACCGGCTGCCCAAAGCTCTTGAGCAACGCATGATGGAGTGCTTCCAGACAACGTGGTCTGTAAACAACGGTATCGACGTCAGCGAG CTGCTGAAGGACTTCCCAGATGAGCTGAGGGCGGACATCGCCATGCACCTGaacaaagagctgctggagctgccgCTCTTCGAGTCGGCCAGCAGGGGCTGCCtgcgctccctctccctcatcatcAAGACCTGCTTCTCGGCTCCTGGGGAGTTCCTCATCCGCCAAGGAGACGCCCTCCAGGCCATCTACTTTGTTTGCTCAGGCTCCATGGAAGTGCTGAAGGACAACACCGTGCTGGCCATTCTGG GTCGGGGTGACCTGATTGGCTCTGATTGTCtgacaaaggaggaagtgattAAGACCAATGCCTGTGTGAAGGCCCTGACCTACTGCGACCTGCAGTACATCAGCCTCAAAGGCCTCCGCGAGGTGCTCTGTCTCTACCCTGACTACGCCCAGAAGTTCATCACCGAGATCCAGCACGATCTGACCTACAACCTGCGGGAGGGACACAACACTGAG GCAGACTGCGAGAGCAACGGGGGGATCCTGAAGAAGCTCCCGTCCATcaaggaggacgaggagggatCAGGATCCGAGGGCGAGCACTCCCCTCACCCGCAGATGCCCCCCCTCGGCAGGCTGGGCCGAGGCCTGCGCTCCCCCCTGCGCTCCCCCCTGCGCTCGCCACTGCTGCCGGCCAGAACCTTCAGGCCGCCGAGCGACCACGGCCAGCCCGCCAGCCTGCAGATCCCTGTGGTGAGCTTCAGCTGCGTGCAGCCGGACCTCAGCCCAAG GTTTGTGGATGGGATTGAGGCGGAAAACCAAAGCGGCTCGGGTCACAAGTTTGACTTTTCTCCCAGTGCGACTCAGAGTTTCCTGCCCAGCCCGGACTCAGCTACCTCAa GGACCCGTGACGAGGCTGACACCATGCAGACTATCGCTAAGCTGAAACACGAG ATGAGCGTCCTCTCCCGCCAGGTGACCTCCGTCAGTCAGGAGCTGCAGGAAGTGACGCGCCTCCTCAAACCCCTCTTCCACAACACCTCCACGCTGCTGATGCCCAGTGCCGTGACTCCGCCCCCCAGCGTGTCCTCGCACGGTTGCTCCCCCGCCCCTGCCCTTCTCACCCAACATGCACCTGCGCACTACCCGGACTGTCAAAATCCCCCACCTATCTTGGTACCTGAACCGTCCTCTCCTCCGCCGAGCATGACGAAGGTGCTGCTGGAAAAGTTTGACCCGCTTCAGTGTCCGCCCTTCCAAACCATCTCCCCCGAGAACCCTTATCAGACCAGAACCGCCCCCCTCGCCTCTCATTGTTCAGCTCCCCCGTCACTCAACAGCTCCCCCCATGAGCACGCAGTTGCGCAGCATCCCTACCCCTGCGGCTCCATCCCCTCCCTGTCCTCATCGAGccacctgtcctccatcacCCCCCTTTTGGTGGATCTATCGGGACCTGGTAGCGagccacaaacacagcctcgGTACCATCTCCCGCCCCTGTCCCAGTCTGAGTcccacctccagctccagcccGAGTCCCAGTCCATATCCTGGTCGTATCCACATTCCCTCTCCCAGCCTCAGCTCCAGACCCCTCTCCAGCCCTCGGGCATGGCCTCGCACCCCGAGAACCCCTGA
- the LOC119015028 gene encoding gamma-crystallin S-like, which yields MGRIIFYEDKNFQGRRYECDSDCSDFHSYLSRCNSARVESGTWVIYERPNYMGYQYVLSRGEYPNYQSWIGLNDRVSSCKMIHFSSGDPYKIQLYVKGDFSGQVFEATEDCPSVLDKFHWREVHSCRVVGGWWVFYEHPNYKGRQYLLEKGEYRKPVDWGAFCPTVQSFRRVTE from the exons ATGGGCAGG ATCATCTTCTATGAGGACAAGAACTTCCAGGGTCGCAGGTATGAGTGTGACAGCGACTGCTCTGACTTCCACTCCTACCTGAGCCGCTGTAACTCCGCCCGGGTGGAGAGCGGGACGTGGGTGATCTACGAGAGACCGAACTACATGGGCTACCAGTATGTCCTGTCCAGAGGCGAGTACCCCAACTACCAGAGCTGGATTGGCCTCAACGACAGAGTCAGCTCCTGCAAAATGATTCACTTT TCCAGCGGCGATCCGTACAAGATCCAGCTGTATGTCAAAGGAGACTTTTCCGGTCAGGTGTTCGAAGCGACTGAGGACTGTCCCTCTGTGCTCGACAAGTTCCACTGGAGGGAGGTTCACTCCTGCCGGGTCGTGGGAGGATGGTGGGTCTTCTACGAGCACCCCAACTACAAGGGTCGCCAGTACCTGCTGGAGAAAGGCGAGTACCGCAAGCCGGTGGACTGGGGCGCGTTCTGCCCCACTGTGCAGTCTTTCCGAAGGGTAACTGAGTAG